The DNA segment CTGGTGATCCCCCTGTTCCTGCTGGCGATAGTTCAGCTTATGGCCGAGTCGTATTCGCCTTTTCTGTATTTCCAGTTTTAGGAGATGGATATGGAGTCATCGAAACGATATACCTGGTTTGGCGCGGTACTCCTGGCGGTTATGATCGGCGGTGCGATAGTGTCGCTGCCGGCGGTGTTTCGCGCTGCAGCTGCGGTTCGTCCGGCCGCTGTCGGGCCGGCAGATGGGGCGCCCTCTGCCCCGATCCTGCGGCTGCTGCCCGGCGCTGGGCTGCCCGTTTCCGAAAATCTGACCGGCCAGATCACCGCCGCCTTCCAGCAGGAGTTCGAGCAGGAGCATCCGCTGCGCGAGCAGCTGATCGGTGTGTGGGGAAGCCTGCGTTTCGCCCTGTTCCGGGAAGGGGCAGCCGGTGTGGTGGTTGGTTCCCGGGGTTGGCTGTTCTCGGCCGAAGAGTTTGTGGTTCTGGCTGACCAGCAGCAGGAAGCCGCGCGTATCCGCCGGACGGCCGAGTATGCTGCCGAGGTACAGGCGGCGCTCCAGCGCTACGGGACGGAACTGGTGGTGGTACCGCTGCCAGCGAAGGCCCGGGTTCACCGGGAATGGCTGGGGCGACATCGCTTTCCGCGGGTGGCCGAGCCGCGCTATCAGTTGCTGCTGGACGAGCTGCAGCAGCGCAGCCTGGCCCGGGTGGATGCCCGGGCAGTCCTGCAGCGGCAGGCGGTGCACCAGGAACCGCCGTTTCTGCGTACCGACACCCACTGGAGCCCGGACGGGGCTGCCGCGGTTGCTGCCGTGACTGCTGGGGTAGTCCGGGAGGTGGCCGGTGCCGGGCTGCAGGAGCGTGAATACCGGGTTGAATTCGGAGAAACCGTCAGCTATCGGGGTGACCTGCAGAACTTTATCCCGCTGGGGCCGTTCCGCGGGCGACTGCAGCCCCGGCCAGACAGGCTGCCCGAGCTGGAGGTGCAGGCAGGACCGGCACCGGCGCTGGGGCTGTTCGATGCTGCCGCGGTTTCGGTGGTGCTGGTGGGAACCAGCTACAGTGCCGGTGAGCAGTGGGGGTTCCAGGCATTCCTGCAGCAGGAACTCCAGGCCGAGGTGCTGAACCTGGCCATGGAGGGGCGAGGCCCGTTCCACCCGATGCAGGAATACCTGGCCAGCGACACCTTGCGCGAGGCCCCGCCGGCAGTGGTGATCTGGGAAATCCCCGAGCGCTACATCGCCCTCGAGGAGCCGCCGACACGGTGATCCTGTGGCGCGGCAGTCCTGGGCCGGGGCTGGGTGGGCTTTCCCGGCCGGGGCTGCGGTTGTCGCGGCCGGGTAATATAAGCATCACCCGGCGCGGCAATCCCGGGCCGCGGTTGCCGCGGCCGGGATGATGATTTCAATCTTACGAGAACGCCCCCGACAGGTATTCCTCGGTTTTTTCTTCCTTCGGACTGTCAAACAGCTGCCGGGTGGGGGCAAACTCCACGACCTCGCCAACAAAGAAGAAGGCGGTATAGTCGGCAACCCGCTGCGCCTGCTGCATGTTGTGGGTTACAATCACGATGCTGACCTGCTCCTTGAGCGACTGGATCAGCTCCTCGATGCGCAGGGTGCTGGCCGGATCCAGCGAGCTGGTCGGCTCGTCCATCAGGATAACCTCGGGGTTAACCGCCAGTGCACGGGCGATCGAGAGGCGCTGTTGCTGTCCCCCCGACAGACTGCCGCCGGGGCTTTTCAGGCGGTCCTTTACCTCGTCCCACAGGGCAGCACCGCGCAGCGACTGCTCGACAATCCCGTCCAGCTCGGCGTTGCGGCGCATCCCGACCAGGGTCAGACCGGCGGCGACATTGTCATAGATGGATTTTGTCGGGAAGGGGGTGGGTTTCTGAAACACCATCCCGATCTTGCGGCGCACCACCACCGGATCGACATTCGGGGCATAGATGTCGTCGCCGTCCAGAAAGGCATGACCCAGCACCTCTGCCTCCGGGGAGAGGTCGTGCATCCGGTTAAGGGCGCGCAGGTAGGTAGTCTTGCCGCAGCCGGAGGGCCCGATCAGTGCGGTTACCTGGTTGGTATACACCGGCATCGAGACCTCCCGAACGCCGTAGGTGGTTTTGTTGTACACAACCGACAGCTTGTCGGTTTCCATGCGAATCTGCGGTTCTGCAGTTGTTTTACTGGTTGCCATTTTTCTCTCCTCAGGATTGCGGGGTGTTGTAGCGGTTCATGCGGTCTTCCATCCGCATAACCACAACCCGGCCGATTACGAAGGTGGTGATTACAAACACCATCAGGATGATTGCGGCACCCCAGCCCATGGTGTGCCATTGTCGGTAGGGGCTGATCGCCAGGCTGTACAGGCGCTGCGGCAGGGTGTCCATCGGACGGGTCACGTCCAGGGTAAAGTAGTTGTTGCCGAATGATGTCAGCATCAGCGGTGCTGCCTCGCCGGCGGCGCGGGCAAAGGCGATCAGCACCCCGGTTACGATGCCGGGCCTCGCGGCCGGCAGTACCAGCGACATGATTACCTTCCAGCGCGGCAGGCCCAGGCTCAGACCGACCTCGCGCAGGCTCCAGGGGGTGATGCGCAGGACGCTCTCGGTAGAGCGGGCAATAATCGGGATCATCACAAAGGCCAGGGCGGCGGAGCCGGCCAGAGCCGAGAATCCGCCGGTGTTTTTTACCACCAGGGCAAAGGCCAGCAGCCCCATCAGTACCGCCGGCATCCCGTTCAGGGTGCTGGTCATCA comes from the Spirochaeta africana DSM 8902 genome and includes:
- a CDS encoding alginate O-acetyltransferase AlgX-related protein; its protein translation is MESSKRYTWFGAVLLAVMIGGAIVSLPAVFRAAAAVRPAAVGPADGAPSAPILRLLPGAGLPVSENLTGQITAAFQQEFEQEHPLREQLIGVWGSLRFALFREGAAGVVVGSRGWLFSAEEFVVLADQQQEAARIRRTAEYAAEVQAALQRYGTELVVVPLPAKARVHREWLGRHRFPRVAEPRYQLLLDELQQRSLARVDARAVLQRQAVHQEPPFLRTDTHWSPDGAAAVAAVTAGVVREVAGAGLQEREYRVEFGETVSYRGDLQNFIPLGPFRGRLQPRPDRLPELEVQAGPAPALGLFDAAAVSVVLVGTSYSAGEQWGFQAFLQQELQAEVLNLAMEGRGPFHPMQEYLASDTLREAPPAVVIWEIPERYIALEEPPTR
- the pstB gene encoding phosphate ABC transporter ATP-binding protein PstB; its protein translation is MATSKTTAEPQIRMETDKLSVVYNKTTYGVREVSMPVYTNQVTALIGPSGCGKTTYLRALNRMHDLSPEAEVLGHAFLDGDDIYAPNVDPVVVRRKIGMVFQKPTPFPTKSIYDNVAAGLTLVGMRRNAELDGIVEQSLRGAALWDEVKDRLKSPGGSLSGGQQQRLSIARALAVNPEVILMDEPTSSLDPASTLRIEELIQSLKEQVSIVIVTHNMQQAQRVADYTAFFFVGEVVEFAPTRQLFDSPKEEKTEEYLSGAFS
- the pstA gene encoding phosphate ABC transporter permease PstA: MTLQTRYLRDRAVEGLIIFLTLLVIVPLFIIIVYVVVNGITALDWNFFTQELGSPSRAMQGRPTGLAHSIVGTIVIDLIALAMAIPFGIATGIMMSEYPEHPLSPITRLMTSTLNGMPAVLMGLLAFALVVKNTGGFSALAGSAALAFVMIPIIARSTESVLRITPWSLREVGLSLGLPRWKVIMSLVLPAARPGIVTGVLIAFARAAGEAAPLMLTSFGNNYFTLDVTRPMDTLPQRLYSLAISPYRQWHTMGWGAAIILMVFVITTFVIGRVVVMRMEDRMNRYNTPQS